From the genome of Papaver somniferum cultivar HN1 chromosome 2, ASM357369v1, whole genome shotgun sequence, one region includes:
- the LOC113347208 gene encoding uncharacterized protein LOC113347208 translates to MLLALRKEDPSTWSRAYFDPLSCCEHMNNNFSESFNSMASNMRDKPIIQLGMMYGQLVMGLLFKRREEFAKWNENCLVPAAVKLINKMLDLVGKFDTEGSVVGQVYLVTNVITKKIFTVNIIDKQCTCLQWQLRGFPCQHAVCALKLLRPNWKDYCAPYYSVEYYRTTYANAVTPLEDITEWLWEDKETMNVNVNPPPYQRKTGRPTKKRKRSYDEPETVVKKRKCGKCGSIAGHNKRTCAGGDVGKNQTGFKPSTEYDAANCTFTHRDQPESSTARGKAKVNRSRGTSFFVGESSAGPST, encoded by the exons ATGTTGTTGGCTCTTAGGAAAGAAGATCCAAGTACTTGGTCTAGGGCCTATTTTGATCCCCTTAGCTGTTGTGAGCATATGAATAACAATTTCTCTGAATCTTTTAATTCCATGGCTTCTAATATGAGAGATAAACCTATAATCCAACTAGGCATGATGTATGGTCAGTTAGTCATGGGTTTGTTATTTAAGAGAAGGGAAGAATTTGCTAAGTGGAATGAAAATTGTTTGGTCCCTGCTGCTGTTAAATTGATAAATAAGATGCTTGACTTGGTTGGAAAGTTTGATACAGAAGGCAGTGTGGTTGGACAAGTTTATTTGGTAACTAATGTGATCACCAAGAAAATATTCACAGTGAATATTATAGACAAACAATGCACTTGTTTGCAATGGCAGCTAAGGGGATTCCCTTGTCAACATGCTGTATGTGCATTGAAACTGCTGAGGCCAAACTGGAAAGA TTATTGTGCTCCTTACTATTCTGTGGAGTATTATAGGACCACATATGCAAATGCTGTCACACCCTTAGAAGACATAACTGAATGGTTATGGGAAGATAAG gaAACCATGAACGTCAACGTAAACCCTCCTCCTTATCAGAGAAAAACTGGAAGACCAacaaagaagaggaagagaagttATGATGAACCTGAAACTGTGGTGAAGAAAAGGAAGTGTGGAAAATGTGGATCTATTGCTGGCCACAACAAGAGAACCTgtgctggtggtgatgttggtaaaaACCAAACTGGATTCAAGCCAAGCACTGAGTATGATGCTGCAAACTGCACCTTCACACATAGAGATCAGCCTGAAAGTAGcactgcaaggggtaaagccaagGTGAACAGATCCAGAGGTACATCATTTTTTGTTGGTGAGTCATCTGCAGGACCTAGCACTTAA